The nucleotide window AGCGTGTTTGTTAGAAACAGAGTGTGGCGGTAATGCTTTCACAACCATCGAAACGCACAGGATAGCGTGTGGGCGGGAAACTTCCCGGAGGGAAAACGGCATCTAGCCAATTGCCTTGAGCGACGCACATCGCTCCTTCTCGGAAGGTTTGAACGAAGCGATGCCATACCTCATCAAACGCTGCTCTTAGCTTGGGCTCGGTGCTATGACAGCGCGGTTGCGGACTGCGCTTTGAGCTTTTTGGTCGGTCGGTGGTTTTGATGCGCTTGGCTTTTGCGCTTCTAAGCAAGGCTTTGCCTGATGCTTGGCGCTCCTGCTTCAAACGCAAGGCATCGCTTTTTAGTTCTTGCTCAAGCATCATGCGCCAAGGCTTTGCCAGAGGCGTAATGCGCAAAGGAACCCTTTTTTCAAAAGCCTTGCTCTTTTTAGGGCATCCCGCCTGCCACCACCGGCTTCGGTCCATCCAGCAAAAGCTTCTGCTTTTGTTCTGGAAGGTTTCAGGGAAACTGCTCAGTCCGGTATGCTGCCCTGCTTGGTTTACCAAACCCGCTTTGACAGGATTGTTTAGGGTGTAGACCATGCGTTCGATAAACGCGCCTTCATCAAGGATGGGGATGGCGCTGTAGCGACGCTGAAACATGGGGCCATTTCGGCCAAGGTGGCGGTTGATGTCCCGGGCTAGCATGCTTTGAAAACAGGCCATGAAATCGCTGAGGTTGCCAAGTGGCGCGCGAAGCACGAAGTGAAAATGGTTGGCCATAAAGACGAAGGCGAAGAGCTGTATTTCGTAAGTGGCGATGGCTTTGGCGAGACATCTGCCGATGATTTCGTTGACCTTATTGCTTGGTTTGAAAAAGAAACGCTGCTCAAAGGTGCGGTTGGTCACAAAATAGGCTTCTTCGGGCAAAAGACGACGTAGTGGGCGCGGCATGTTTACTTATCGACCGAGCCATCCTTCGGTTTCCTCATTTTCGTAAAAATGTGCTTGGCACCTTTGCGGCACCTTTGCGCCTTTGCGGCCTGGCCTCCTATGGCAACTGAAACAGAGCAGCCCGAGACCGCTTTGAATAACGATAGACCGGAGCGTGCTTGATCTTCGGGCGTGATCTGGAGTTCTGGGGACACCTTACTTATCTCTAAAAAGGTTCAGTAGGGTGCCCTTAGAACTAGAGTTTACGGTAAACGTAACAATGCATTTTCGGCCAAGTAGGGCTTTAGTATATGTACAAGCTGCCGCCTGAAGATGCGGTATCGCCTAGGGCAGCTGTGGCTCCGATAAACAGACTGTGACCACTGTCATCGAAGCAGAGGGAGCTTCCGAAATATTCTGCGAGTGTATTGTTTTTCGATTTGATGTAAGCGCTCTGCTCCCAGCTATCTTCGGTAGCACGAAAGACGTAAACGGCTCCTGCGTTATTGAGGTCGTCGTTGGACTGATCGCCGCCCACGCCAGTGGCGTTGCTTGCTTCAGAGTTGGCGCCTACGGCAAGCATGCTTCCATCCGAGCTCAAAGCGACACTGTGACCGAAATAGTCTCGTGGGTCTGTGTTGGAGGCCTTAACATAGGCAATTTGGCTAAAGCCAGCGGCACTTTGCCGTTTGTACAAGTAAACCGCTCCGGCGCTTTCCATGTGGTTGCTTGTTTGATCTCCATCGATTCCCTGAGCACTGCTGTCTTCTTGCGGCGCACCCACAGCAAGAAGGCTGCCATCGGCACTGAGCGAGACTGCTGAGGCAAAATTGTCATCCGATTCAATTTCAGTGTTGGAGGCTTTTAGATAGGCTTGTTCAGTCCAGGAGCTACCACCACTCATTTCAAAAACATAGGCGGCGCCAGCGCCACTTTCGTTAGGGGCTCCTACTACAAGGATGTTGCCCTCCGAACTTAGAGCAATAGCGCTGCCAAAGTTATCTTGCTTGTCGGTGTTTGAGGCCTTGATGTAAACTTGCTGAGCCCATGTGTCATCGCTCCGAGTAAAGAGATAGGCTGCTCCGGAATCGTTTTCTGCGTTGTCCTCCTGGTCACCATCGATTCCAGTGGCCGAGCTGTCTTCCCCTGTGGCTCCTACCGCCAGGGTGTTTCCATCGGCGCTTAGCGCAACAGCCATGCCAAAATTATCGAGCATTTCAGCGTTTGAAGCTTTGAGATAGGCTTGCTCAGACCACGAACCATCAGACGATTTCGTAAAAACATATACAGCTCCGGACTCCATCGGGTTATCTTTTCCGTTCATGCCCGGTTCCGCGCTGCCCTCGCTGGGGGCCCCCACCGCAAGCGTGCTTCCATCAGCGCTAAGCGCTAAGTCTGTCCCAAAGGTATCGTAGTCTTTGCCATTCGAGGCTTTGATGTAAGCTTGCTGAGACCATTCACCATGATCGTCAACGGTAAAAAGATAAACGGCGCCCGAGCCGGGGCTATCGTTATTGCTTCCATCGCCATCGATGCCCGTTGCTGAGCTCCCCTCGTAGCGAGCGCTGATAGCGACGGTGGTTCCATCAGCGCTTGAGGCGACAGCAAAGCCAAAGTAATCTCCTGGCTCAGCGTTGGTGGAATTAAGAACGCCGATGGTGTCGAGCATGTATTCGGC belongs to Myxococcales bacterium and includes:
- a CDS encoding transposase, with product MPRPLRRLLPEEAYFVTNRTFEQRFFFKPSNKVNEIIGRCLAKAIATYEIQLFAFVFMANHFHFVLRAPLGNLSDFMACFQSMLARDINRHLGRNGPMFQRRYSAIPILDEGAFIERMVYTLNNPVKAGLVNQAGQHTGLSSFPETFQNKSRSFCWMDRSRWWQAGCPKKSKAFEKRVPLRITPLAKPWRMMLEQELKSDALRLKQERQASGKALLRSAKAKRIKTTDRPKSSKRSPQPRCHSTEPKLRAAFDEVWHRFVQTFREGAMCVAQGNWLDAVFPPGSFPPTRYPVRFDGCESITATLCF